DNA from Bradyrhizobium diazoefficiens USDA 110:
CTGGCGGTGGCGGCATCCGGGTAATGCGCGACCCTACGCGCGGCGGGCTCGCTGCGGCTCTCAATGAGATCGCGCTTCAATCAGAGCTCGGCTTCCATCTGCAGGAATCGATGATTCCGGTGAAGCCTGCGGTTGCGGCTACCTGCGAACTGCTTGGACTCGAACCGATCCATGTTGCCAACGAAGGCAAGCTCGTCGCGATCGTGGCGCCGGATTCTGCCGATGCCGTTCTCGCAGCCATGAAGGCGCACCCCCTCGGGTCCAATGCGGCCGATATCGGTGAGGCGGTGGCTGACGATCACAAATTTGTGCAGATGACGACCGATTTCGGCGGCCGGCGAATCGTCGACTGGCTGTGGGGGGAACAATTGCCTCGGATCTGTTGAACAGGCTGCGCAACGTCCATTTCTTGGCCGCCATTTACTGACAACGCCATTAGCCCTCAGCTCAACAAGCGTTTCGCTTGATAGGCAATCCTACCTAATTGGCAAATTGCTGTCTTTGCTGCTTGAGGAGTTCGGCGAGGCTGGATTTCGGTTGTTGGCTTTTCTGCGGGCCGCGACTGCAATTCGGAACGATTCACCGGCATCGCGCAGTTTTCGACGGCTAAGTTCAGCGAACAGGATCACACGATCTACCCAGCACCCCTGGGTTTGAAATCCTGCGAAGCCTCGCAAATATCGCTGAATTCCTGCGCCATTTTGCCCGGCTGCGTCGCGATATCGCTGCGCGCTTCCGATAAGAAGGCGCGTCAGGCAGGGAGTATTCAAATGAAGGTCGGAGTTCCAAAGGAAATCAAGGCGCACGAATATCGCGTGGGCCTTACCCCAGGAGCTGCCCGTGAATACGTGGCAGCGGGCCACCGCGTGATGATCGAGACCAATGCCGGCGCTGGCATTGGTGCAACCGATGGCGATTATCGCAATGCCGGCGCAACGATCTTAACTTCGGCAGCTGAGGTATTCGCATCGAGCGAGATGATCGTAAAGGTCAAGGAGCCTCAGCCGGCCGAATGGTCCCAGCTGCGTGAGGATCAAATCCTGTTCACCTATTTGCACTTGGCCCCGGACCCGGAACAGGCTGCCGGCCTCTTGAAATCTGGATGCATTGCAATCGCCTATGAGACCGTAACTGATGCTCATGGTGGTCTTCCACTGCTGGCGCCGATGAGCGAGGTCGCGGGCAGGCTTTCGATCGAAGCGGCGGGTAGCGCTCTAAAGCGGAGTACAGGGGGGCGAGGGCTGCTGATCGGTGGGGTGCCCGGGGTTCAGCCTGCCCGAATCGTGGTGATTGGAGGTGGGGTCGTCGGTACGCACGCCGCGCGCATGGCGGCTGGTCTGGGCGCAGAGGTGACCATCATCGATCGTTCGATCATCCGGCTCCGTGAGCTGGACGAGCTATTCGAAGGACGGGTTCGCACTAGGTTTTCGACCATCGAATCCGTGGAGGAAGAGGTATTTGCGGCGGACGTGGTGATTGGTGCGGTGCTCGTCCCAGGGGCAAGCGCTCCGAAGCTGGTCCGCCGGAGCATGCTGAGCTCAATGCGCAAGAGAGCCGTACTCGTGGACGTCGCTATCGATCAGGGCGGCTGCTTTGAGACATCGCGCCCAACCACTCACGCTGATCCAACATACGAAGTAGATGGCATCATTCATTATTGTGTGGCCAATATGCCGGGTGCCGTGCCGCTAACCTCGAGCCAGGCACTGAATAACGCGACCCTGCCGTTTGGTTTGGCTCTGGCCAACAAGGGTTTTTCCGCCGTACTCGAGAATCCACATCTGCGCGCAGGCCTCAACGTCCATCGGGGCCGGCTAACATACAAGGCGGTGGCCGAGAGCCTCGGGCTGCCCTTCTCCCCGATCGAACAGGCTGCGGCCTGATCCCAGAGGCCCTCATGGGCGTTTCCTCCCTGACTAAGGCCACCCTTCGGGGTGGCTCTTTTTTTCGGCTATTAATCAACTGACCTCCGCCAGTATTGATTAGGAGTGCGGAACGAAGCAGAGGATCACCGGACGAACGCCTGCCTCAACCGCCGCCAGGATAGGGAGACGATGTACCTTCCGGTCCCATTGAGTGAAGCCGACAAGATGCGCCGCGGGCGACCTGATACTTGCCCGGACAGCTCCATGATGTCGCGACACATCGATCATAGCCGCGGCAGGCGGCCTTAAGGATCTCGGATCGTTCCCTAATGCTGGAGAAGGTGGTTTACCTGATCGCTGACGGCCGTGACACCGATCATGCGCAAACCACAGGATCGAGATCAGATTGTCATGTTCGTTGTAGGATTTGCGACACCGTATCGGGTCGGCGACCTGCGTTATCGAAATTTCTTCAGATGAATCAAGCTCAAGATGTCTGGCACAAGACTTGATAGCAAGAAACTGTTCCGCACCTTTTGCTTATGGAATAGCACTGATGGCCTACAAGATAATCGCATCCCAATGCACGGTCTGCGGTGCGTGCGAGTTCGAGTGTCCCAATGCCGCGATTAGCCTGAAGAACGACATCTATGTGATCAATCCGTCCCAGTGTACCCAATGTGAGGGGCATTCTGACGCGCCAAAGTGCGCCGTGGTTTGCCCCGTGCCAGATACTTGCGTGCCCGCATAGGAGCGGCAGCCGATGAGAGGGGCTCCTGCACGAAGCATGATGAAGATAATATCCAAAACAGCCGCCTTTGCGACCCGTCTCCCGTTTTCCTCGCTCGCTAGTACCCACTTTTCTTGGAACGTGAGTCGTGATTCAAGGTCGGGATGATACCCGAAGCAAGAGAAGTCCACCTTTCGAGGAAAGATCGCAAGGTGCTTGAGGCGTGCTGTCGCTCACCGGTGACGTTGCAGCGCGATTTGAAGCGGGCGCGGATAGTTCTGTTGGCGGCGGATGGGCGCAGCACCCGGTCGATCGCCAAGGAAGTTGGGGTCCAGCCGCGGATTGTCAGCCTTTGGCGGCATCGCTATGCCGACCATGGCCTTGAAGGGCTGCAAGACAAGCCGCGGCCTGGCAAGCAGCCGATCTATACGAAGACGACCGACAAGCGGATTCTGAAGCTGCTGGATAAGCCGCCACCGCAAGGGTTTGCGCGCTGGACCGGCCCCCTGCTGGCCGAGGCGCTGGGCGATGTCGATGTCCAATATGTCTGGCGGTTCCTGCGCAGCCACAAGATTGACCTGGTGGCTCGCAAGTCCTGGTGCGAGAGCAACGACCCGAACTTTACGGCCAAAGCCGCCGATGTTGTCGGCCTCTATGTCGCGCCGCCGGCGAAGGCCATTGTGCTGTGCGTGGACGAGAAGCCCTCGATCCAGGCTTTGGAGCGAGCGCAGGGTTATCTGAAGTTGCCCAGTGGCCGCGCCTTAACCGGCCAAAGCCACGATTACAAGCGGCATGGCACCACAACATTGTTTGCGGCGCTCGAAGTCGCCACCGGAAAGATCATCGCGACCCATTCAAAACGCCGGCGCCGCGTCGAGTTTCTCGATTTCATGAACAGCGTCACCGCGGCTTTTCCGAACCGCAAGCTTCACGTCATCCTCGACAACCTCAACACCCATAAAAAGAACGAGGACTGGCTCAAGGCCCACCCCAACGTGCAATTTCATTTCACGCCGACAAGTGCGCCATGGCTCAATCAGGTCGAAGTATGGTTTTCCATCTTGCAGGGGCAGTCGCTCAGCGGCACCTCCTTCACGAGCCTCAAGCAGCTTCAGGAACACATCGATGCCTACGTCAACGCATACAACGACAGAGCCGAGCCCTTCGTCTGGACCAAGAAAAAGGTCCGTCAACGCCGTTTCAAAGGCCGCCGTATCACTCAGCTCTGATTCCGGGGACTAGCCCCGTGTTCGAAGAGAGCTGGCCCCGGTTGTTTGGACAGCGCCCCGCTGGATTTAAGTGGATTCCTGCCGGGTTATGCTGAACGCGGGGCTTTACGATTTTGTCGTTGCGTCGGGAGGGCGTAGCCCGACCAGAGCGACGACAAAATCGTCGGCGACGGTCATGCGGCCATTGCGGAGATAAACTTCTTCGTATTTGACCGTGCGCCAGAGCCGCTCGACAAACACGTTGTCGCGCCAGGCGCCCTTGCCGTCCAACGCGCCTAGTCGTCGGGCGCGTCCCCTAGCCACAACGCAATGCTGATGGCGATCTTCGCGTCCAGCAGCACATCGGTGAACTCGAGGCTGGTGAACTGGCTGCCCTGGTCCGTGTTGAAAATCGCGGGCCTGCCGTGCTTCGCCAACGCCTCCTGGACCGCTTCGACGCAGAAGGCCGCCTCCATTGTGATCGAGACGCGATGGGCCAGGACCCGTCGGCTGAACACATCGACGACCGCCGCGAGATAGACGAAGCCACGCCGCATCGGAATGTAGGTGATGTCCATTGCCCACGCATGGTCGGGCCGCTCGATCTTCAATCCGCGCAACAGGTACGGGTAGATCTTGTGACCCGGAGCCGGCTTGCTCGTGTTCGGGCGACGATAGACCGCCTCGATCCCCATGCGCTTCATCAGCGTCGCGACGTGGCGGCGACCGGCGTATACGCCCTCCCGCCGCAGCAACGATCGCAGCATACGCGCTCCCGCGAAGGGATAATCGAGATGCAGCTCATCGAGCCGACGCATCAAGGCAAGGTCCTCGGCCGAAACTGGCCGAGGTTCATAGTAGACCGTGCTGCGAGCCAGCTTCAGGACCTTCGCCTGGCGCACGATAGAAAGATCATGACCGCGGTCGATCATCGCTTTGCGCTCAGCAGGCCCGCCTTGGTGAGCGCGCCGGACAAAAAATCGCTTTCCAACGCCAGCTCGCCGATCTTGGCATGTAACGCCTTCAAATCGACCGGCGTCTCGGCCGATGTCTTGTCATGCCCAAACACGCCGGCGGCGCCTTCCAGGAGCTGGTTTTTCCAGATCGTGATCTGGTTCGGATGAACATCAAACAGTTGCGCCAGCTCCGCCAGTGTCTTGCCGCCTTTGACCGCAGCCAAAGCAACCTTCGCCTTGAATGCCGGAGAATGCGTCCGGCGGCTCTTCTTCGTCATCTTCGCTCCTGATTCGCAGCAAGAATCCTCGCCGCTGTCAGGCAGAAAATCCACTCAAGCTACTGTCCGAATTTGCGGGGCCAGCTCTGTGTCCCTCGGCATGTACAACGCACGCGAAGACATCGATGTGATCGTGCGTGCCCCTTATCAAGGCGCGACGATGCTCGTGTGATCTAACGAGCCTAAGAAGTTCACGTGGCGTCGAGGTAGCTCGCCTTGAGATCTAGAGCGCGAGATCGCGCACGTCATTACATCGCAGGTGAGCACCTGTAGGTTTCAATAAGTATGAAGGATTGGAAGCCAGACTTGCGGCCTGCTTCCGCCTTACACCGCAGAGCGTTGCTGTCGCGCATAAACTCAAAAACTCCGCCGTGAATTTCACGCGCGGCCGCCTTGTTCCATTTCGAACACCGCCAAACCAAGAGTCCCTCGCAAAGGCGAGATGTCGGATTCGCAACAACAGCCCGTCACCGTACAAGTCGCGCTAAGAAACTGTTGTTGTTCTAGTTTTAGTGCTCATGAGACCCTGGCATGCCGGTTGCAAAGTCTTGGATCAAGAAGCCGCCCTCCCAACAGCTAACCTTTTAAAGGACACCAGATGAGTCTCGCCACGACCAACAGCGTCGCAGAAATCAGGGCTCGCAACAAAGAGCTGATCGAGGAGGTGCTGAAGGTCTATCCGGAGAAAACCGCGAAAAGGCGTGCCAAGCACCTCAACGTGCACCAAGCAGGTAAGTCGGACTGCGGGGTGAAGTCCAACATCAAATCCATACCCGGCGTGATGACGATAAGAGGGTGCGCCTATGCAGGGTCGAAGGGGGTGGTCTGGGGACCAATCAAGGACATGGTTCATATTAGCCATGGCCCGGTTGGCTGCGGCCAATATTCATGGGGCTCGCGGCGCAACTATTACGTTGGCACCACGGGCATCGATAGCTTCGTGACTCTGCAGTTCACCTCCGACTTCCAGGAAAAGGATATCGTATTTGGCGGCGACAAGAAACTGGACAAAATCCTTGATGAAATCCAAGAGCTGTTTCCACTCAACAACGGCATTACGATACAATCAGAGTGCCCGGTAGGGTTGATCGGTGACGATATCGAGGCGGTGTCAAGGGCGAAATCCAAAGAATATGGAGGCAAGACCATCGTGCCGGTCCGTTGTGAGGGCTTTCGGGGTGTGTCGCAGTCACTAGGCCATCACATTGCAAACGATGCGGTACGCGATTGGATTTTCGGGCATATCGAGGCCGAGGGCAAACCAAAGTTCGAGCCGACACCATACGATGTTGCGATCATCGGAGACTACAATATCGGCGGCGATGCTTGGTCATCGCGAATTCTGCTTGAAGAGATGGGACTACGGGTAATCGCGCAGTGGTCCGGCGACGGTTCACTGGCCGAGCTCGAAGCAACGCCGAAGGCAAAGCTCAACATTCTGCATTGCTACCGTTCCATGAACTATATCTCACGCCACATGGAAGAGAAGTTCGGCATCCCTTGGTGCGAGTACAACTTCTTCGGACCTTCAAAGATCGCGGACTCACTGCGCAGGATTGCGGGTTATTTTGACGACAAGATCAAGGAAGGCGCCGAGCGAGTGATCGAGAAGTATCAGCCGCTGGTGGACGCCGTGATTGCAAAATATCGCCCGCGCCTCGAGGGCAAGACGGTGATGCTGTACGTCGGCGGCCTTCGTCCGCGTCATGTGATTGGCGCGTACGAGGACCTCGGGATGGACGTCATTGGCACTGGCTACGAGTTCGGTCACAACGACGACTATCAGCGCACAGCTCAGCACTACGTGAAAGACAGCACCCTCATCTATGATGACGTCAATGGCTATGAGTTCGAGCGCTTCGTCGAAAAACTCCAGCCTGATCTTGTCGGCTCAGGCATCAAGGAAAAGTACGTTTTCCAAAAGATGAGTGTGCCGTTCCGGCAGATGCATTCGTGGGACTATTCGGGTCCATATCACGGTTATGACGGCTTTGCGATCTTCGCGCGCGACATGGACATGGCCGTCAACTCGCCAATTTGGAAAAGAACGAAAGCTCCCTGGAAGGAAGCGCCGAGCGCCAAGCTCCAGGCTGCAGAATAACGCAACTCGTCTCGCTCTCCGGGAAAGCCCGGGCGATTCCAATCTGATAGTGAAGGATTTCACCGATGCCGCAGAGTGCCGAACACGTGCTCGATCATGTCGAACTGTTCCGCGGTCCAGAATACCAGCAAATGCTGGCGAAGAAGAAGATATTCGAGAATCCGCGCGATCCTGCCGAGGTCGAACGTATCAAGGAATGGACCAAAACGGCCGAATATCGCGAAAAAAACTTCGCGCGGGAGGCGCTGGCGGTAAATCCGGCGAAGGCGTGTCAGCCGCTTGGCGCCGTATTCGCCTCTGTCGGCTTTGAGCGCACGCTGCCCTTCGTCCACGGCAGCCAAGGCTGTGTGGCCTATTACCGCAGTCATTTGTCGCGGCACTTCAAGGAGCCTAGCTCCTGTGTCTCTTCATCAATGACGGAAGATGCTGCCGTATTCGGCGGTCTGAACAACATGACCGACGGGCTCGCGAACAGCTACAAGATGTACAAGCCCAAGATGATTGCGGTTTCCACAACCTGCATGGCCGAAGTGATCGGCGATGACCTGAACGCCTTCATCAAGACGTCGAAAGAAAAGGGCTCGGTTCCGGCAGACTTCGACGTGCCGTTCGCCCACACGCCCGCATTCGTTGGCAGTCACGTCACCGGCTACGACAATGCCCTCAAAGGCATTCTGGAGCATTTTTGGGACGGCAAGGCCGGAACAGCGCCGAAGCTGGAGCGCAAACCGAATGGAGCGATCAACATCATTGGCGGGTTCGATGGATATACCGTCGGGAACCTTCGCGAGATTAAGCGCATCTTGGAATTGATGGGCATCCAGCACACAGTTCTCGCCGACAATTCTGAAGTGTTCGACACTCCGACAGACGGCGAATTCCGGATGTATGACGGTGGTACGACGCTGAAGGATGCGGCGAACGCGATTCACGCCAAGGCGACCATCTCCATGCAGCAATGGTGCACGGAAAAAACGCTGTCATTTGCGGCAGAGCATGGCCAGGACGTTCTATCCTTCAACTACCCGGTAGGCTTATCAGCAACGGATGACTTTATCGTCGCGCTGTCACGCATCAGCGGCAAGGAGATTCCGGAGCAACTCGCGCGAGAACGTGGCCGCTTGGTTGATGCCATTGCCGACTCAAGCGCTCATGTTCATGGCAAAAAGTTCGCGATCTATGGCGATCCGGATCTTTGCTATGGATTGGCTGCGTTTCTGCTCGAACTCGGCGCCGAGCCGACCCATGTGCTGTCCACCAATGGCAACAAAGCGTGGCAGGAGAAAATGCAGGCGCTGCTTGCAAGCTCGCCATTTGGACAGGGCTGCCAAGTCTATCCGGGGCGGGATCTCTGGCACATGCGTTCACTCTTGTTCACCGAGCCGGTCGATTTTCTGATTGGCAACACCTATGGGAAGTATCTGGAGCGTGATACCGCAACGCCACTGATCCGCATCGGCTTTCCGATTTTCGACCGGCATCACCATCACCGCTCCCCCATATGGGGCTATCAGGGCGGTCTGAATGTGCTGGTCAAGATCCTGGACAAGATCTTCGACGAGATCGACAACAAGACCAACATTCTTGGCAAAACCGACTACAGCTTCGACATCATTCGTTGATGAGCAACTACACGTGCCATCGTCCAGGACTGGACGATGGCACGAGCACATAACGGTTGAGTTTACAATTTGTTGCCCTGAGAGGAAGCAGGATGAGTTCACTGGCGGCCACGGTCCAGGATATCTTCGACGAGCCGGGCTGCGCCAAGAATGGCAGTAAGTCTGAGGCGGAACGCAGGAACGGCTGTACCAGACAGTTGCAGCCGGGTAGCGCTGCGGGTGGCTGTGCTTTCGACGGCGCGAAGGTTGCGCTGCAGCCGTTCACCGATGTCGCTCACTTGGTACATGGCCCGATCGCGTGCGAAGGTAATTCCTGGGACAATCGCGGCGCGGCGTCGTCCGGCTCGGATTTGTGGCGCACCGCTTTCACAACCGATTTGAGCGAAACCGATATTGTATTCGGAGGCGAGAAGCGGCTGTGCAAAGCGATCAAGGAGATCATCGACAAGTGCGATCCGCCCGCAATCTTCGTCTATCAAACCTGCATCCCGGCGATGATCGGCGATGACATCAATGCAGTCTGCAAGGCAGCGTCGCGAAGATTCTCAAAACCGGTGATCCCGATCAATTCTCCGGGCTTCGCCGGTTCGAAAAACCTCGGTAACAAGCTCGCGGGCGAAGCCTTGCTCGACTACGTGATCGGCACGCGAGAACCGGACTACACCACGCCGTACGACATCAATCTGATCGGAGAATACAACCTTTCAGGAGAGCTCTGGCAGGTGAAGCCAGTGTTAGACGAGCTTGGAGTGCGAATTCTCTGCTGCATTTCGGGCGATGGCAAATACCGCGAAGTCGCTTCATCTCATCGCGCGCGGGCGGCAATGTTGGTGTGCTCAAAATCCATGATCAACGTGGCACGCAAGATGGAGCAACGTTACGGGATCCCATTCTTCGAGGGGTCGTTCTACGGTATTCAGGATTCAAGCGAATCGCTACGCCAGATCGCCCGCTTATTGGTTGAGCGCGGCGCCCCGGCAGATCTGCTCGGGCGCACCGAAGCGGTGATCGCGCGCGAGGAAGCGCGGGCGTGGGCTGCCATCCAGCCGTACAAGCCGCGACTCGAAGGCAAAAGGGCCTTGTTAATGACCGGCGGTGTCAAGTCATGGTCGGTCGTCTCGGCGCTCCAGGAAGCCGGGCTGGAATTAGTCGGAACCAGTGTGAAGAAATCGACCATGGAAGACAAGGAGCGCATCAAGGAGCTCATGGGGCAGGATGCCCACATGATCGACGACATGACTGCGCGCGAAATGTACAAGATGTTGAAGGACGCAGAAGCGGACATCATGCTATCGGGCGGCAAGTCGCAATTTGTCGCGCTGAAGGCGGCGGTGCCATGGGTCGATATCAACCAGGAGCGTTGCCACGCCTATATGGGCTATGCCGGAATAGTCAAGCTGGTGGAGGAGATCGATAATTCGCTCTCAAGCCCGATGTGGGAGCAGCTACGTCGGCCAGCGCCATGGGAGGCTTTGGCCAAAGCGCGGGAGCAGATGCAGTCCATGGCCGCGATCGCCGGCGATCCGGTCCTCGCCGAAACAGCGCGCCGCGCGAGGAATATCTGCGTGTGTAACAGGGTTGATCTGGGCACGATTGAGGACGCAATCTCCGTGCACGGCTTGAGGAGCGTCGCAGCGGTCCGAGAGCATACCAATGCGGCCGGTGGCTGCTGTCAAGGACGCATCGAAGATATGTTGATGTCCGAGCCATCTGATATGCGACAGGCCGCAGAGTAGGGAGTCGCCATGGCCCTGGTCACGGCGCCGACAAAAGCCTGCGTTGTCAACCCGCTGAAGATGAGCCAGCCGATCGGCGGCGCATACGCCTTCATGGGGCTGCGCGGTGCGATGCCGCTTCTGCACGGCTCACAGGGGTGCACATCCTTCGGTCTCACGCTCTTTGTCCGGCACTTCAAAGAAGCAATACCGCTGCAGACCACCGCGATGAGCGAGGTCGCGACCGTACTCGGCGGATATGAAAATTTGGAGCAGGCGATACTTAACATCTCCAAGCGCGCTAAGCCGAAGATCATCGGAATCTGCTCGACCGGTGTCACCGAGACCAACGGCGACGATGTGGAAGCGTACCTCAAACTAATCCGGAGTGCGTATCCGCAACTCACAAAGTTGCCGCTCGTATATGTATCAACGCCTGATTTCAAGGGCGCGTTCCAGGATGGGTGGGAGAAGGCAGTTGCACGCATGGTGGAGGTGCTGGTGGACCGGCCAAGTGCCAATGGCCTGCGGGATCCCTCGAAGGTAAATGTTCTACCGGGGTGTCACCTGACGCCCGGCGACCTTGATGAACTCCGTGCCTTGCTGGAGGATTTCGGATTGTACCCCTCCTTTCTCCCTGACTTGGCGGGATCGCTCGACGGGCATATCCCCGATGAGTTTACGTCAACGACCATCGGCGGCATTGACGTCGACGAGATCGCGAGCATGGGGCGCGCAGGGTGGACCATTGCAATCGGTGCGCAGATGCAGCGCGCGGCTGAGGTCATGCAGACTAAAACCGGGGTGCCTTTTCGTGTGTTCGAGCGACTGTGTGGTCTTCATCCAAACGACGATTTCATGATGTTTTTGAGCGAGATTAGCGGGCGCCCGATACCCTCGAAATATCGACGCCAGCGCAGTCAGCTCGCCGATGCTATGTTGGACGCGCACTTCCATATTGGCGGCCGCAAAGTCGCGATCGGTGCCGAGCCAGACCTTCTGTTCGATTTATCCGGCATGCTGCACGATATGGGCGCGCAGGTGACCGTCGCCGTGACGACCACTCAGTCTGAGGTGATCGAGCGAATCAGGACCAAGGAGGTTCTCATTGGTGACCTCGAAGATCTGGAAGGATTTGCAAAAGAAA
Protein-coding regions in this window:
- the ald gene encoding alanine dehydrogenase, with the protein product MKVGVPKEIKAHEYRVGLTPGAAREYVAAGHRVMIETNAGAGIGATDGDYRNAGATILTSAAEVFASSEMIVKVKEPQPAEWSQLREDQILFTYLHLAPDPEQAAGLLKSGCIAIAYETVTDAHGGLPLLAPMSEVAGRLSIEAAGSALKRSTGGRGLLIGGVPGVQPARIVVIGGGVVGTHAARMAAGLGAEVTIIDRSIIRLRELDELFEGRVRTRFSTIESVEEEVFAADVVIGAVLVPGASAPKLVRRSMLSSMRKRAVLVDVAIDQGGCFETSRPTTHADPTYEVDGIIHYCVANMPGAVPLTSSQALNNATLPFGLALANKGFSAVLENPHLRAGLNVHRGRLTYKAVAESLGLPFSPIEQAAA
- the nifK gene encoding nitrogenase molybdenum-iron protein subunit beta, which codes for MPQSAEHVLDHVELFRGPEYQQMLAKKKIFENPRDPAEVERIKEWTKTAEYREKNFAREALAVNPAKACQPLGAVFASVGFERTLPFVHGSQGCVAYYRSHLSRHFKEPSSCVSSSMTEDAAVFGGLNNMTDGLANSYKMYKPKMIAVSTTCMAEVIGDDLNAFIKTSKEKGSVPADFDVPFAHTPAFVGSHVTGYDNALKGILEHFWDGKAGTAPKLERKPNGAINIIGGFDGYTVGNLREIKRILELMGIQHTVLADNSEVFDTPTDGEFRMYDGGTTLKDAANAIHAKATISMQQWCTEKTLSFAAEHGQDVLSFNYPVGLSATDDFIVALSRISGKEIPEQLARERGRLVDAIADSSAHVHGKKFAIYGDPDLCYGLAAFLLELGAEPTHVLSTNGNKAWQEKMQALLASSPFGQGCQVYPGRDLWHMRSLLFTEPVDFLIGNTYGKYLERDTATPLIRIGFPIFDRHHHHRSPIWGYQGGLNVLVKILDKIFDEIDNKTNILGKTDYSFDIIR
- the nifN gene encoding nitrogenase iron-molybdenum cofactor biosynthesis protein NifN → MALVTAPTKACVVNPLKMSQPIGGAYAFMGLRGAMPLLHGSQGCTSFGLTLFVRHFKEAIPLQTTAMSEVATVLGGYENLEQAILNISKRAKPKIIGICSTGVTETNGDDVEAYLKLIRSAYPQLTKLPLVYVSTPDFKGAFQDGWEKAVARMVEVLVDRPSANGLRDPSKVNVLPGCHLTPGDLDELRALLEDFGLYPSFLPDLAGSLDGHIPDEFTSTTIGGIDVDEIASMGRAGWTIAIGAQMQRAAEVMQTKTGVPFRVFERLCGLHPNDDFMMFLSEISGRPIPSKYRRQRSQLADAMLDAHFHIGGRKVAIGAEPDLLFDLSGMLHDMGAQVTVAVTTTQSEVIERIRTKEVLIGDLEDLEGFAKEKHCDLLITHSHGRQAAGRLKVPFYRVGFPIFDRLGAGHQVSVGYRGTRNVIFQIANLVIAHRDENDRPTPDRWRTTPGLPQHVGHRRSTGAPERSIA
- the nifE gene encoding nitrogenase iron-molybdenum cofactor biosynthesis protein NifE — its product is MSSLAATVQDIFDEPGCAKNGSKSEAERRNGCTRQLQPGSAAGGCAFDGAKVALQPFTDVAHLVHGPIACEGNSWDNRGAASSGSDLWRTAFTTDLSETDIVFGGEKRLCKAIKEIIDKCDPPAIFVYQTCIPAMIGDDINAVCKAASRRFSKPVIPINSPGFAGSKNLGNKLAGEALLDYVIGTREPDYTTPYDINLIGEYNLSGELWQVKPVLDELGVRILCCISGDGKYREVASSHRARAAMLVCSKSMINVARKMEQRYGIPFFEGSFYGIQDSSESLRQIARLLVERGAPADLLGRTEAVIAREEARAWAAIQPYKPRLEGKRALLMTGGVKSWSVVSALQEAGLELVGTSVKKSTMEDKERIKELMGQDAHMIDDMTAREMYKMLKDAEADIMLSGGKSQFVALKAAVPWVDINQERCHAYMGYAGIVKLVEEIDNSLSSPMWEQLRRPAPWEALAKAREQMQSMAAIAGDPVLAETARRARNICVCNRVDLGTIEDAISVHGLRSVAAVREHTNAAGGCCQGRIEDMLMSEPSDMRQAAE
- the nifD gene encoding nitrogenase molybdenum-iron protein alpha chain, giving the protein MSLATTNSVAEIRARNKELIEEVLKVYPEKTAKRRAKHLNVHQAGKSDCGVKSNIKSIPGVMTIRGCAYAGSKGVVWGPIKDMVHISHGPVGCGQYSWGSRRNYYVGTTGIDSFVTLQFTSDFQEKDIVFGGDKKLDKILDEIQELFPLNNGITIQSECPVGLIGDDIEAVSRAKSKEYGGKTIVPVRCEGFRGVSQSLGHHIANDAVRDWIFGHIEAEGKPKFEPTPYDVAIIGDYNIGGDAWSSRILLEEMGLRVIAQWSGDGSLAELEATPKAKLNILHCYRSMNYISRHMEEKFGIPWCEYNFFGPSKIADSLRRIAGYFDDKIKEGAERVIEKYQPLVDAVIAKYRPRLEGKTVMLYVGGLRPRHVIGAYEDLGMDVIGTGYEFGHNDDYQRTAQHYVKDSTLIYDDVNGYEFERFVEKLQPDLVGSGIKEKYVFQKMSVPFRQMHSWDYSGPYHGYDGFAIFARDMDMAVNSPIWKRTKAPWKEAPSAKLQAAE
- a CDS encoding 4Fe-4S binding protein — its product is MAYKIIASQCTVCGACEFECPNAAISLKNDIYVINPSQCTQCEGHSDAPKCAVVCPVPDTCVPA
- a CDS encoding IS630-like element ISRj1 family transposase; translated protein: MIPEAREVHLSRKDRKVLEACCRSPVTLQRDLKRARIVLLAADGRSTRSIAKEVGVQPRIVSLWRHRYADHGLEGLQDKPRPGKQPIYTKTTDKRILKLLDKPPPQGFARWTGPLLAEALGDVDVQYVWRFLRSHKIDLVARKSWCESNDPNFTAKAADVVGLYVAPPAKAIVLCVDEKPSIQALERAQGYLKLPSGRALTGQSHDYKRHGTTTLFAALEVATGKIIATHSKRRRRVEFLDFMNSVTAAFPNRKLHVILDNLNTHKKNEDWLKAHPNVQFHFTPTSAPWLNQVEVWFSILQGQSLSGTSFTSLKQLQEHIDAYVNAYNDRAEPFVWTKKKVRQRRFKGRRITQL